The following coding sequences lie in one Shumkonia mesophila genomic window:
- a CDS encoding ABC transporter ATP-binding protein, with product MAGVILTGVVKRFNDVLAVDAVDMAIAEGEFVALLGPSGCGKTTLLRLIAGFETPDEGTVALGDEVVSMPGRMVPAERRRIGMVFQSYALWPHMTVGENVGYPLRVRRVPSAERHRRVAQALAAVGLEGLEARRPAELSGGQRQRVALARCLSMESRVVLLDEPLANLDAHLRESMQAEFRSFHAATGATMIYVTHDQSEAMALADRVAVMHRGRVEQMTAPADLYRRPATDMVAQFVGRGMVVPAEVRGGSSGGSIRARVLGAETVLRCNGSAATGIACLRPEGLELVGPEAVGAITGRVVSLTYTGATTTVHVRADAAPDRPLHLHVANEPPPPGARVGVRVTDGWLIPGKH from the coding sequence ATGGCAGGCGTAATCCTGACGGGCGTGGTCAAGCGGTTCAACGACGTGCTGGCCGTCGATGCCGTCGACATGGCCATCGCCGAAGGAGAATTCGTGGCCCTGCTCGGTCCCTCGGGCTGCGGCAAAACCACGCTGCTGCGGCTGATCGCCGGGTTCGAGACGCCGGACGAGGGAACCGTCGCGCTGGGCGACGAGGTCGTCTCGATGCCCGGGCGGATGGTCCCGGCGGAGCGCCGGCGCATCGGCATGGTGTTCCAGTCCTACGCCCTGTGGCCGCACATGACGGTGGGCGAGAACGTCGGCTATCCCCTGCGGGTGCGGCGGGTCCCGTCGGCGGAACGGCACCGCCGCGTCGCCCAGGCGCTGGCGGCGGTGGGCCTGGAGGGGCTGGAAGCGCGACGGCCGGCCGAACTGTCGGGGGGGCAGCGCCAGCGCGTCGCCCTGGCCCGCTGCCTCTCCATGGAGTCCCGGGTGGTGCTTCTCGATGAGCCGCTGGCCAATCTCGACGCGCATCTCAGGGAATCCATGCAGGCCGAGTTCCGTTCCTTCCATGCCGCCACCGGTGCGACGATGATCTACGTCACCCACGACCAGTCGGAAGCGATGGCGCTGGCCGACCGGGTCGCCGTCATGCATCGGGGGCGGGTCGAGCAGATGACCGCGCCGGCCGACCTCTACAGGCGTCCGGCGACGGACATGGTGGCGCAATTCGTCGGCCGCGGCATGGTGGTGCCGGCCGAGGTTCGGGGCGGCTCGTCGGGGGGCTCGATCCGGGCCCGGGTGCTCGGCGCCGAAACCGTGCTTAGGTGCAACGGCAGCGCCGCCACCGGCATCGCCTGCCTCAGGCCGGAGGGCCTGGAACTGGTCGGGCCGGAGGCGGTGGGTGCCATCACCGGCCGCGTCGTTTCCCTGACCTACACCGGGGCGACAACGACCGTCCATGTTCGCGCCGACGCCGCTCCGGATCGGCCGCTTCATCTGCATGTCGCGAACGAGCCGCCGCCGCCCGGCGCCCGGGTCGGCGTGCGGGTGACGGACGGCTGGCTGATTCCGGGCAAGCATTGA
- a CDS encoding class I SAM-dependent methyltransferase yields MTMNHPNVALATATAHIEWNRRWADSEHRALWSQPQPEVTGLIPQLKTRGARHVLDMGCGIGRHALALAAAGFRVTAMDASETGIASVRDSAWENGLAISVEHGLMTDLPFPGAGFDYVLAWNVVYHGDGSVVARTLKEISRVLRVGGLFQGTLLSKRNANFGVGTQVAPHTFVIDDVSDKAHPHFYCNADEVVQLLRGFELVSLEDYEHGSPGSFHWHFVAERLGD; encoded by the coding sequence ATGACCATGAACCACCCGAACGTCGCGCTGGCAACGGCGACGGCGCATATCGAATGGAACCGCCGCTGGGCGGACAGCGAGCACCGCGCGCTGTGGTCGCAGCCGCAGCCGGAGGTGACCGGCCTGATCCCGCAACTGAAGACGCGGGGCGCCCGTCACGTCCTGGACATGGGGTGCGGGATCGGGCGCCACGCCCTGGCTCTCGCCGCCGCGGGCTTCAGGGTGACGGCGATGGATGCCAGCGAGACCGGCATCGCCTCCGTGCGCGACTCGGCGTGGGAAAATGGGTTGGCGATCTCGGTCGAACACGGCCTGATGACCGACCTGCCTTTTCCCGGCGCCGGCTTCGACTACGTCCTGGCCTGGAACGTCGTCTACCATGGCGACGGGTCGGTGGTCGCCCGAACGCTCAAGGAAATCTCGCGGGTCCTGCGGGTCGGCGGCCTCTTCCAAGGCACACTGCTCTCCAAGCGCAACGCCAATTTCGGCGTCGGAACGCAGGTCGCCCCGCACACCTTCGTGATCGACGACGTCAGCGACAAGGCGCATCCGCATTTCTACTGCAACGCCGACGAGGTGGTGCAGCTTCTGCGCGGGTTCGAACTGGTGTCGCTGGAAGACTATGAACACGGCAGCCCCGGCTCGTTCCACTGGCATTTCGTGGCGGAGCGGCTGGGCGACTGA
- a CDS encoding phosphonate ABC transporter ATP-binding protein: MSAQAAVLVAGVVPTPAVRTLPTPELAVSGLAKGFDRGAPVFSDVSFNLAPGQSVSLIGPNGAGKSTVLRCCVRLIEPDHGSVRLFETEVCSLGYAALRTLRAKVGFVFQRHNLVPRLSVLTNVIHGAQARHTGPGTWFHGLAPRRLREEALHCLDLVGLADLAGRRADHLSGGQSQRVAIARALMQRPRIVFADEPVASLDPNAGEEVMGLFVDLIRRHGLSLLFTSHNLRHAIDYSDRLLGLRQGRLQLDAPSARQDVETLRAFYA, from the coding sequence ATGAGCGCGCAAGCAGCCGTCCTCGTCGCCGGGGTCGTTCCGACCCCGGCCGTGCGAACCCTGCCGACGCCGGAGCTGGCGGTAAGCGGCTTGGCGAAAGGCTTCGATCGCGGCGCTCCGGTTTTCTCGGATGTCAGCTTCAATCTGGCGCCGGGGCAGTCGGTTTCGTTGATCGGACCCAACGGTGCCGGCAAGTCGACGGTCCTGCGCTGTTGCGTCCGCCTGATCGAACCCGACCACGGCTCCGTGCGCCTTTTCGAGACCGAGGTTTGCAGCCTCGGATACGCCGCGCTGAGGACGCTGCGCGCAAAGGTGGGCTTCGTCTTCCAGCGCCATAACCTGGTGCCGCGCCTTTCCGTGCTGACCAACGTGATTCACGGCGCCCAGGCCCGCCACACCGGGCCGGGAACGTGGTTCCACGGGCTGGCGCCGCGCCGCCTGCGGGAAGAAGCCCTCCATTGCCTCGATCTCGTCGGCCTTGCCGACCTGGCCGGCCGTCGGGCCGACCACCTTTCCGGCGGCCAGTCGCAACGCGTCGCCATCGCCCGCGCCCTGATGCAGCGGCCGCGCATCGTCTTCGCCGACGAGCCGGTCGCCAGCCTCGATCCCAACGCCGGCGAGGAAGTGATGGGCCTGTTCGTCGACCTGATCCGCCGGCACGGGCTATCGCTGCTGTTCACCTCCCACAACCTTCGGCACGCCATCGACTATTCCGACCGGCTGCTGGGACTGCGCCAGGGGCGATTGCAGCTCGACGCCCCGTCGGCGCGCCAGGACGTGGAAACGCTGAGGGCCTTCTATGCGTGA
- the phnE gene encoding phosphonate ABC transporter, permease protein PhnE, with the protein MRDTSIGTLTAGMPGRFERPGRVAFILYVVGIAFFVLSIEGAEMSVSALITGLPNMGRMVAEMLPPSPDRLVAVGWALLETFEMALVGTAFGVLLSLPFGILATRGLTPSPALYHLSRAVIAMSRTVPDLVWALFFVVAVGLGPFAGTLALVMDTLGFCGRFFAEAMEEADSGPREALTALGATRSGTIFSAVIPAAMPSFVNTSLFALEKATRSSVVLGLVGAGGIGIELKVSMDMFEYDEAATIILAIFALVVVVERASAAFRRRII; encoded by the coding sequence ATGCGTGACACCTCCATCGGAACGTTGACCGCCGGCATGCCCGGCCGCTTCGAACGGCCCGGCCGGGTTGCCTTCATCCTTTACGTGGTGGGGATCGCCTTCTTCGTCCTTTCCATCGAGGGGGCCGAGATGTCGGTCTCCGCCCTCATCACCGGGCTGCCGAACATGGGGCGGATGGTCGCCGAGATGCTGCCCCCCAGTCCGGATCGGCTGGTGGCCGTCGGCTGGGCCCTGCTCGAAACCTTCGAGATGGCGCTGGTCGGCACCGCGTTCGGGGTCCTGCTCAGCCTGCCGTTCGGCATCCTCGCCACCCGCGGCCTGACCCCCAGCCCCGCGCTCTATCACCTGTCGCGCGCCGTCATCGCCATGAGCCGCACCGTGCCGGACCTCGTCTGGGCGCTGTTCTTCGTCGTCGCCGTCGGGCTCGGCCCGTTCGCCGGAACGCTGGCGCTGGTGATGGATACCCTGGGCTTCTGCGGGCGCTTCTTCGCCGAGGCGATGGAGGAAGCCGACTCCGGCCCGCGCGAGGCGCTCACCGCGCTGGGCGCGACGCGTTCCGGTACCATCTTCAGCGCGGTGATCCCGGCGGCGATGCCGTCCTTCGTCAACACCTCGCTGTTCGCGCTCGAAAAGGCGACGCGATCCTCGGTCGTGCTGGGCCTGGTCGGCGCCGGGGGCATCGGCATCGAACTCAAGGTCTCGATGGACATGTTCGAGTACGACGAGGCGGCGACCATCATTCTCGCCATCTTCGCCCTGGTCGTCGTCGTCGAGCGCGCCAGCGCCGCGTTTCGGCGCCGGATCATCTGA
- a CDS encoding ABC transporter substrate-binding protein codes for MSKLASLAGGLVLAAIAVSAEAETLMVYTSQPVEQMTSVIELFNKATPDVKVELFRSGTTEIMNKLQAELAAGNPRADILLIADSIAMTAVKNQGLLMAYKDAPVKDLDPSQYDKDRTFFGTKLITTGIVYNTASGKPRPTSWMDLLKPEAKGQVIMPSPLYSGAAVIHVGTLAAQPAFGWQYFEKLAANGALAAKGNGGVRDAVARGEKAYGVIIEYMAYGQKAKGSPVDFVFPVEGVTAINQPVAILKAARNVPAAKKFVDFQLSRAAQEQSVEQMYFPLVKGVTPPAGYPDPATLKVIGADPNLLLKTDEDTKRKFSEIFGG; via the coding sequence ATGTCCAAGCTTGCCTCCCTCGCCGGCGGCCTCGTGCTCGCCGCCATCGCGGTTTCGGCCGAGGCCGAAACGCTCATGGTCTACACCTCGCAGCCGGTCGAACAGATGACCTCGGTCATCGAGTTGTTCAACAAGGCCACGCCGGACGTGAAGGTCGAGCTGTTCCGCTCGGGCACCACCGAAATCATGAACAAGCTGCAGGCCGAACTGGCGGCCGGCAACCCCAGGGCAGACATCCTGCTGATCGCCGATTCGATCGCCATGACGGCCGTCAAGAACCAGGGGCTCCTGATGGCTTACAAGGACGCCCCGGTGAAGGACCTGGATCCCTCGCAATACGACAAGGACAGGACCTTCTTCGGCACCAAGCTGATCACCACCGGGATCGTCTACAACACCGCCTCCGGCAAGCCGCGGCCAACTTCGTGGATGGATCTGCTGAAGCCGGAAGCCAAGGGCCAGGTGATCATGCCGAGCCCGCTCTATTCCGGCGCCGCCGTCATTCACGTCGGCACCCTGGCCGCGCAGCCCGCCTTCGGCTGGCAGTATTTCGAGAAATTGGCCGCCAACGGGGCGCTGGCCGCCAAGGGCAACGGTGGCGTGCGCGACGCCGTGGCGCGCGGCGAAAAGGCCTATGGCGTGATCATCGAATACATGGCGTACGGCCAGAAGGCCAAGGGCTCGCCCGTCGACTTCGTCTTCCCGGTGGAAGGCGTCACCGCCATCAATCAGCCGGTCGCCATCCTGAAGGCGGCGCGCAACGTTCCGGCGGCGAAAAAGTTCGTTGACTTCCAGCTTTCCCGGGCCGCCCAGGAGCAGTCCGTCGAGCAGATGTACTTTCCCCTCGTCAAGGGGGTGACGCCGCCGGCCGGCTATCCCGATCCGGCGACGCTCAAGGTCATCGGGGCCGACCCCAACCTGCTGCTGAAGACCGACGAGGACACCAAGCGGAAGTTCTCCGAAATCTTCGGGGGATGA
- a CDS encoding phosphate/phosphite/phosphonate ABC transporter substrate-binding protein, which produces MMTIHGLKLLAAAAALSMASGLATAAEPLRLAVTDLEGLENLQREFGAFKEVLEKTTGYPFKFYPVASRTAAAEALRSEKVEFVLTGPAEYVVIRKKTEARAIVGFGRPDYFSGIVVLADSGINTVADLKGKKVAFGDVGSTSNHLAPMQVLADYGIDPRASLQAMHVHRNVAWEGLKRGDVAAAGMNYGYILKFRANEKSLEPGAFKVIARGPDLPNDVLMAGKHVDAKVVETVRKAFVDHSKDLVAAILTGEDNQKYKGMKFLPDVKDSDYDYVRSMYRTIGFPQFADFVGN; this is translated from the coding sequence ATGATGACGATCCACGGATTGAAACTGCTGGCCGCCGCCGCCGCTTTGTCGATGGCCTCGGGCCTGGCGACGGCCGCCGAGCCGCTGCGCCTGGCAGTCACCGATCTGGAAGGTCTCGAAAACCTTCAGCGCGAATTCGGGGCGTTCAAGGAGGTCCTCGAGAAAACCACCGGCTATCCGTTCAAGTTCTATCCGGTGGCCAGCCGCACCGCCGCCGCCGAGGCGCTGCGCTCGGAAAAAGTCGAGTTCGTCCTGACCGGCCCCGCCGAATACGTGGTGATCCGCAAGAAGACCGAGGCGCGGGCAATCGTCGGCTTCGGCCGGCCGGACTACTTCTCGGGCATCGTCGTGCTGGCCGACAGCGGCATCAACACGGTGGCCGACCTCAAGGGCAAGAAGGTGGCCTTCGGCGACGTCGGTTCGACCTCGAACCACTTGGCGCCGATGCAGGTCTTGGCCGACTACGGCATCGATCCGCGCGCCAGCCTGCAAGCGATGCACGTTCATCGCAACGTGGCGTGGGAGGGGCTGAAGCGCGGCGACGTCGCCGCCGCCGGCATGAACTACGGCTATATCCTGAAGTTCCGGGCCAATGAAAAATCCCTGGAGCCCGGCGCCTTCAAGGTCATCGCCCGCGGGCCCGACCTTCCCAACGACGTACTGATGGCCGGCAAGCATGTCGACGCCAAGGTGGTCGAAACCGTACGCAAGGCCTTCGTCGATCACTCGAAGGACTTGGTCGCGGCGATCCTGACCGGGGAAGACAACCAGAAGTACAAGGGCATGAAGTTCCTGCCCGACGTGAAAGACTCCGACTACGACTACGTGCGCAGCATGTATCGCACGATCGGCTTCCCGCAGTTCGCCGACTTCGTCGGCAACTGA
- a CDS encoding DUF1045 domain-containing protein, protein MIPMQPRYAIYFAPAPTSALWQLGSAWLGRDAATGEVPPRPAVPGVTVTQADTLTIPPRQYGFHATLKAPFRLRDGVPADELEAAVARFAATRAPFAVRLGVDHLNGFLALRPRCASRELHDLADGCVREFEPFRAPLDAGERTRRHQNGLSPEEERNLSEWGYPYVFEQYRFHMTLTKCLKPEVRETLEPALDALFQPLLDEPVMIASICLFHQADRSRDFWLVRRFPFA, encoded by the coding sequence ATGATCCCCATGCAGCCCCGCTACGCCATCTACTTCGCGCCGGCGCCCACCTCGGCCCTGTGGCAGCTCGGCTCCGCCTGGCTCGGCCGCGACGCCGCGACCGGGGAGGTGCCGCCGCGGCCCGCCGTTCCCGGCGTCACGGTGACGCAAGCCGACACCCTCACCATTCCGCCGCGCCAATACGGTTTTCATGCGACGCTCAAGGCGCCGTTCCGCCTGCGTGACGGCGTCCCGGCGGACGAGCTCGAAGCGGCCGTGGCGCGATTCGCCGCAACACGGGCGCCGTTCGCGGTGCGCCTCGGCGTCGATCACCTGAACGGCTTCCTGGCGCTGCGCCCGCGCTGCGCCTCCCGCGAGCTGCACGATCTGGCCGACGGCTGCGTGCGCGAGTTCGAACCCTTCCGGGCCCCGCTCGACGCCGGCGAACGGACGCGCCGCCACCAGAACGGCCTGTCGCCCGAGGAGGAACGCAACCTCTCGGAGTGGGGCTATCCCTACGTGTTCGAGCAGTACCGTTTCCACATGACGTTGACGAAGTGCCTCAAACCCGAGGTGCGCGAAACGCTGGAGCCAGCCTTGGATGCCCTGTTCCAGCCACTTCTCGATGAGCCGGTCATGATCGCCTCGATCTGCCTCTTTCACCAGGCCGACCGCAGCCGCGACTTCTGGCTGGTCCGGCGCTTTCCGTTCGCCTAG
- a CDS encoding endonuclease/exonuclease/phosphatase family protein has product MPSSLSTLPIYDGALERGGARDSLATEAMVPPSVAVRDTWFAEPSTAERHDELLDLPILRQLEVRPAPRPLVTASAVRVAFWNAERCRHVKGTIDRLSSVRPDVLLLAEMDVGMARSHQRHTVRDLALDRDAGYVFGIEFVELTPGNDRDRAAVGGTANAAGLHGNAIVSPFRLTRPALIRFDRSGRWWRRPSSGQKRIGGRMAVVATLALGRQAITVAAVHLESHSDAAHRAEQMDILLDSIEAYAPGAPVLIGGDLNTTTFARDGLDREALERRKRELPADRLSKPVPYEPLFEVARRHGFEWTSCNVAGGPTQRPLVNGHSAAPLGKLDWFLARGLAATDPQIVPATHPASGAALSDHEMIAVTVSLP; this is encoded by the coding sequence ATGCCGTCCTCCCTCTCGACACTCCCGATCTACGACGGCGCGCTTGAACGCGGTGGCGCGCGGGACAGCCTCGCCACCGAAGCGATGGTTCCGCCGTCCGTCGCCGTTCGCGACACATGGTTCGCCGAACCGTCGACGGCCGAACGCCACGACGAGTTGCTCGATCTTCCCATCCTTCGCCAACTGGAGGTGCGGCCGGCGCCACGGCCGCTTGTCACCGCCTCCGCCGTCCGGGTCGCCTTCTGGAATGCCGAACGGTGCCGCCACGTGAAGGGAACGATCGACCGTCTGTCCTCGGTGCGCCCGGACGTTCTGCTGCTGGCCGAGATGGACGTCGGGATGGCCCGCTCCCATCAGCGGCACACGGTGCGCGATTTGGCGCTCGACCGCGACGCCGGCTACGTTTTCGGGATCGAATTCGTCGAACTTACGCCCGGTAACGACCGCGACCGCGCGGCCGTCGGCGGCACCGCCAATGCCGCCGGTCTGCACGGCAACGCCATCGTCTCGCCGTTTCGCCTGACGCGACCGGCGCTCATCCGCTTCGATCGCAGCGGCCGCTGGTGGCGGCGGCCGTCGAGCGGCCAGAAGAGGATCGGCGGCCGCATGGCGGTGGTGGCGACGCTGGCCTTGGGCCGGCAGGCGATCACGGTCGCCGCCGTCCACCTGGAAAGCCACAGCGACGCCGCCCACAGGGCCGAGCAGATGGACATCCTTCTGGACTCCATCGAGGCCTATGCCCCCGGCGCGCCGGTGCTCATCGGCGGCGATCTCAACACCACCACGTTTGCGCGCGACGGGCTCGATCGCGAGGCCCTCGAGCGCCGCAAGAGGGAACTCCCCGCCGACCGCCTGTCCAAGCCGGTGCCCTACGAGCCGCTGTTCGAAGTGGCGCGACGGCATGGCTTCGAGTGGACGTCCTGCAACGTCGCCGGCGGCCCCACCCAGCGGCCCCTGGTCAACGGCCATTCGGCGGCGCCCCTCGGCAAACTCGACTGGTTCCTGGCGCGGGGCCTCGCCGCCACCGACCCGCAGATCGTGCCGGCAACCCACCCGGCTTCCGGCGCGGCGCTCTCCGACCACGAGATGATCGCCGTCACGGTTTCGCTGCCCTGA
- a CDS encoding ABC transporter permease: MSAATVRRPGINGEHVLLAVVTVYVLIFAALPLARILVEAFLPDGRIGLDLVWRVLSSRAASAALVNTIEAGIASTLLSLVLGTLGALAVGLSDVRLKPALVFLFLMPLLVPAQIAALSWLELLGPSSPVLAPLGLAPPPGTRNPLYSREGVIFLMGLEHSALVFLSVRAGLRTVPRNLVEAARSAGAGPLRIVVDVVLPLVRPAMVGGAALAFVSSIGNFGIPALLGIPGRYTLLTTLIYQRLSGFGPRVLGEVGTLALMLAVLAGAGLVVQTLALRHHRSPSAGTMDTVPFPLGRRRVVVEGMVWGFLLLTAVLPLAALAGTSLVTALGVPLSPGTATLEHYRYVLAEYPATRRAFANSTALAGLAAIAVAVVSVPLGHIIVRRPRPLIRLLDGLADAPFALPGIVLSIACIMIYLKPLPVAGVGLYGTFWIILFAYLGRFLALGLRSTIAGLRQIDVALEEAAQASGAGALRRLVTVVRPLASPAAMAGAVLVFMSAFNELTVSILLWSSGHETLGVMVFNLYDEGHTTAAAAVSVLSVLATLAMAALVTLAARWLPRGVLPWQA; this comes from the coding sequence TTGAGCGCGGCGACCGTCCGCCGGCCGGGGATCAACGGCGAGCACGTGCTGCTTGCCGTTGTCACGGTCTATGTCCTGATCTTCGCCGCCCTGCCGCTGGCCCGCATTCTCGTCGAGGCCTTCCTGCCGGATGGCCGGATCGGCCTCGATCTGGTCTGGCGGGTGCTGTCTTCCCGTGCCGCCTCGGCGGCGCTCGTCAACACCATCGAGGCCGGCATCGCCTCCACCCTCCTTTCGCTGGTTCTCGGCACGCTGGGGGCGCTGGCGGTCGGGCTTTCCGACGTGCGGCTCAAGCCGGCTCTCGTCTTCCTGTTCCTGATGCCCCTGCTGGTGCCGGCCCAGATCGCCGCCCTGTCGTGGCTGGAACTGCTGGGCCCGTCTAGCCCCGTCCTGGCGCCGCTTGGGCTGGCACCGCCGCCGGGCACCCGCAATCCGCTCTATTCCCGCGAGGGGGTCATTTTCCTGATGGGCCTCGAGCATTCCGCTCTGGTCTTCCTGTCGGTGAGGGCCGGCCTGAGGACGGTGCCGCGGAACCTCGTCGAGGCCGCCCGCTCGGCGGGGGCGGGCCCCCTGCGGATCGTCGTCGACGTGGTGCTGCCCTTGGTGCGCCCCGCCATGGTCGGCGGCGCCGCGCTCGCCTTCGTGTCCTCGATCGGCAACTTCGGAATTCCGGCCCTGCTCGGTATTCCCGGCCGCTACACCCTGCTCACCACGCTCATCTACCAGCGCCTCAGCGGATTCGGGCCCCGCGTGCTGGGCGAGGTGGGCACCCTGGCCCTGATGCTGGCGGTGCTGGCGGGCGCCGGCCTCGTGGTCCAGACGCTGGCCTTGCGGCACCATCGCAGCCCATCCGCCGGCACCATGGATACGGTGCCTTTCCCGCTGGGTCGACGCCGCGTCGTCGTGGAGGGGATGGTCTGGGGATTTCTGCTTCTGACGGCGGTTCTTCCGCTGGCGGCCCTGGCGGGAACTTCCCTTGTCACCGCGCTCGGCGTGCCGCTCTCGCCCGGCACCGCCACCCTCGAGCATTACCGCTACGTGCTGGCCGAATACCCGGCAACCCGGCGCGCCTTCGCCAACTCCACCGCGCTGGCCGGGTTGGCGGCCATCGCCGTCGCCGTGGTCTCGGTGCCCCTCGGCCACATTATCGTGCGCCGGCCGCGCCCCCTGATCCGCCTCCTCGACGGCCTGGCCGACGCCCCGTTCGCCTTGCCCGGCATCGTGCTCTCCATCGCCTGCATCATGATCTACCTGAAGCCGCTGCCGGTCGCCGGCGTTGGTCTTTACGGCACCTTCTGGATCATCCTGTTCGCCTATCTCGGGCGCTTCCTGGCGCTCGGGTTGCGGTCGACCATCGCCGGGTTGCGCCAAATCGATGTGGCGCTGGAGGAAGCCGCCCAGGCCTCGGGCGCGGGCGCACTCAGGCGCCTCGTCACGGTGGTCCGGCCGCTGGCCTCGCCGGCGGCCATGGCGGGCGCTGTGCTGGTGTTCATGAGTGCCTTCAACGAGCTGACGGTTTCGATCCTGCTGTGGTCCTCGGGGCACGAAACCTTGGGCGTGATGGTCTTCAATCTTTACGACGAGGGCCACACCACCGCGGCGGCGGCGGTGTCGGTGCTGTCGGTGTTGGCGACGTTGGCGATGGCCGCCTTGGTGACGCTGGCGGCGCGCTGGCTGCCGAGAGGAGTGCTGCCATGGCAGGCGTAA
- the phnK gene encoding phosphonate C-P lyase system protein PhnK: MDTPPSLLQVEGLTRMYGRRIGCRDVSFSLWPGEILGVVGESGSGKSTLLNCLSARLEPTAGRVLYTDRHGRSIDVWAASEPERRMLMRTDWGIVHQNPRDGLRMGVSAGANIGERLMAVGARNYGGIRQEAETWMRRVEMDLDRIDDAPFTFSGGMQQRLQIARNLVSKPRLVFMDEPTGGLDVSVQARLLDLLRGLVTDLGLSAVIVTHDLAVTRLLAHRMIVMRRGEVVEAGLTDQVLDDPQHPYTQLLVSSILHP; encoded by the coding sequence ATGGACACGCCTCCCTCCCTTCTTCAGGTCGAAGGCCTGACCCGGATGTACGGCCGGCGGATCGGCTGCCGGGACGTTTCGTTCTCGCTGTGGCCGGGCGAGATCCTGGGCGTCGTCGGCGAATCGGGTTCGGGCAAGAGCACCCTGCTCAACTGCCTGTCGGCCAGGCTGGAACCCACCGCCGGGCGGGTGCTTTATACCGACCGCCATGGCCGCTCCATCGACGTGTGGGCGGCTTCCGAGCCCGAGCGCCGCATGCTGATGCGCACCGACTGGGGCATCGTCCACCAGAACCCGCGCGACGGACTGCGCATGGGCGTCAGCGCCGGCGCCAACATCGGCGAGCGCCTGATGGCGGTCGGCGCCCGCAACTATGGCGGCATCCGCCAGGAGGCCGAAACCTGGATGCGCCGCGTCGAAATGGACCTGGATCGCATCGACGACGCCCCGTTCACCTTTTCCGGCGGCATGCAGCAGCGTTTGCAGATCGCCCGCAACCTGGTCTCGAAGCCGCGCCTCGTCTTCATGGACGAGCCCACCGGCGGGCTGGACGTGTCGGTCCAGGCCAGGCTGCTCGACCTGCTGCGCGGGCTGGTCACCGACCTCGGGCTGTCGGCCGTCATCGTCACCCACGACCTGGCGGTGACCCGGCTGCTGGCCCACCGCATGATCGTCATGCGCCGGGGCGAGGTGGTGGAAGCCGGGCTGACCGACCAGGTGCTGGACGATCCGCAGCATCCCTATACGCAGCTCCTCGTTTCCTCGATCCTTCACCCGTGA
- the phnL gene encoding phosphonate C-P lyase system protein PhnL produces the protein MSHPMLVVENLEKTFTLHTQGGTVLPVLRQVTLAVHGGECVALHGPSGAGKSSLLRCLYGNYLPQAGRILVAHDGQTVDIVTATPHTILDIRRRTMGHVSQFLRAIPRVPAIDIVAEPLRAVGVAAAPARERAAALLTRLHIPERMWQLAPATFSGGEQQRVNIARGFALDFPILLLDEPTAALDAGNRQVVVDLILEARQRGAAIVGIFHDREVREAAADRAFEMAAYAAAA, from the coding sequence ATGTCGCACCCGATGCTCGTCGTCGAAAACCTGGAAAAGACGTTCACGCTGCACACCCAGGGCGGAACCGTGCTGCCGGTTCTGCGCCAGGTGACGCTGGCGGTGCATGGCGGCGAGTGCGTCGCCCTGCACGGCCCCTCGGGGGCCGGCAAGAGCAGCCTGCTGCGCTGCCTTTACGGCAACTACCTGCCGCAGGCGGGGCGCATCCTGGTCGCCCACGACGGCCAGACGGTCGATATCGTCACCGCCACCCCCCACACCATCCTCGACATCCGCCGGCGCACCATGGGCCATGTCAGCCAGTTCCTGCGCGCCATCCCACGGGTGCCGGCCATCGACATCGTGGCCGAGCCGCTGCGCGCCGTCGGCGTCGCGGCGGCGCCGGCCCGCGAACGGGCGGCGGCGCTGCTGACCCGCCTTCACATCCCCGAGCGCATGTGGCAGCTGGCGCCGGCCACCTTCTCCGGCGGCGAGCAGCAGCGGGTAAACATCGCGCGCGGCTTCGCGCTCGATTTCCCCATCCTGCTGCTGGACGAGCCGACCGCCGCGCTCGACGCCGGCAACCGGCAGGTCGTCGTCGACCTCATCCTCGAAGCCCGGCAGCGCGGCGCCGCCATCGTCGGCATCTTCCACGATCGCGAGGTGCGGGAAGCGGCCGCCGACCGCGCCTTCGAGATGGCCGCCTATGCCGCGGCGGCCTGA